CACAGGTAAACTATGATACTGTAATGACTACAGGGGACATTCACGTCATTGtaaaattatgtgttttttccctAGTCTCCGCAACTATCCAGGACCTGTTCAGTGAAGATTAACCCTCATTATTTTATACTCAGCCTGCATGTCAACTGTTACTGTAATGGGTTTATATCTTGTTGTCATAGtagcattttaaaaacagcaatcAACATGTCCTTCTCAATCTTCTCAGACCCCTGCAAGAAAAATCCAAGGCCATTTCAGCACTGGACATGCAGATTCACCTGTTACTATTGTTGTGGGCAGAGCTCACAAACAAAGGGTCGTACATGCAACTGGTGCTGCACCAAGACTGGTCACCAATACTGCTCTCCTTAAAAGgaatatgaaaatggatgagGACTTGACTGGTAattaccttctttttttttgtgtgtgtgtagagatgGAAAACAACCATTGTTAGTGATGTAATCTGGACTTCAATATTGTACCTACTTATAttgtgtgttgtgcttttcAGGAATTTCTGAAATGTTTAAAACCCCAGTAAATGAAAGGAAAAGGAGATCTGTGATCAATGAGGACAATGCCACAAAGACACCAGTGGGAGCTCTGGGCACATCTGTGGTAGAGCCATCAGTGTTGAACACACCAGAGGAGCCAGGTAAAGTGGttctttcaaaacaaacaataccACCGCACAAACCATTAAATTTGTGTTCTACTTAATCACTTAGGCTAAGGGATTTGTCAGATTAAGCCTGTTAGGTAATTAAATGTGCCTAATTTTACAGGCGAGATGATGGTGTCTCCACTGAGTGTTGCGTCCGcagtaaaagacagaaaatacaacAGTGAGGCAGTCCAACGCCTCCTTAATGATGATCAAGAATCTAGCTTCGTCAGTGATGTCCCTGCCTTGGAGATTCACTCTGATGATTCTGGCGAACAGCAGTGCACAGATATGAAGACAACCTCTCAAACAACTCCCAAACAGAAGCCAGAATTACCGGAGTGTCTCACTGGAGTGAAGAGGATCATGAAGACACCAAGGCAGAAGGCTGAACCTGTTGAGGACTTGAGAGGGAGACTTCTGAAAACTCCAAAGCAGAAACCTGAGCAACAGGAGTGTCTCACTGGAGTGAAAAGGATCATGAAGACCCCACGACAGAAAGCCGAGCCCATTGAGGACCTGAGAGGCAAGGTTTTGAAAACCCCCAAGCAGAAACTTGAACAACAAGAGTGTCTCACCGGAGTAAAGAAGATGATGGAAACTCCAAAACGGGAAGCTGAACCTGTGGAGGACATCAGAGTGGAACTTCTGACAACTCCCAAACAGGAGGCTGAACAACAAGAGTGCCTTACTGGAGTTAAAAGCATTTTGAACACCCCCCAACAACAAGCTGAATCTCATGAAGACCTTCAAGAAAAACCTGTAGAAACTCCCAAAGCTCTAGAGGCTGCTGATGTGAGTTTGGATGATGAGAAGGAACTTATGGAGACACCAGACCAAGTGCAAGAATCTGCTCCACAGACTGAAGCCACAGGACAACTGGAGACAAATGAGGTAGTGGAAGCATGTGCATCaacttttcattattttatcacaAGGATTAGTTTgaatttagtattttttttctcacagcgACTGACAGCTAAAGTGTGATCATTAATAGGAACAGTTTGGATTCAGCCATGTGACAAAGCAAACAATGAACCGAACACTGCAAAAAGCTTCTTACTGGGGTTGTTAATATTAGCAATTCTTTCACATTGCAGAAAGTCAATTGAATgaatatgaaaaacaaagagtTTGGTTCAGAGCTTAAACATGAGTGTCAGGTACTCACAGTTGAGCAAACTGCAGTTTCCTGCAGTCATTTCCTTGATAAAACACGAGTAAACATTTAGGCATATTTCGTTTTTCATCAGCACAGATCTGTAGAGATCAAAATCTGTGTACCAACAGACTGACAATATTAAATTTTATCAAGCTTCATGAGATTTGTTGTCTGCATGGATTACTTCGAAGTGAATGCTCATCGTCGAAattgtttttgatttattttttagcaGGTAGAAGATCAAACACCTCTGGATTGTGAAGAAGGCGCAGCAAAAGGTGAGTTGGTTCTTAAGTTTGATAACTATAATGGTAGATGAGTAATGAATGACTTCacttgggggggggggatgtAAGCTGCATTACAATGAAGAGCTGATCATTTCTGTGGTTTTATAGTCTTCTCTCCTCACGTAGAACTAGACTTTGCCCATGAGGAGCCACGAGGCGATGTCCCATCAGATGTGATTGCTCTCCATGATGACATAGAAAAGGGTATGTTGGCTATTTTAATTGGTTTGTTCTGTTAAAATTAAGTACAATAAGATAATGTTTAACAATGTCTGAAAACAGACTTTTAGAGATGTGCTGTCTCTAACATTATTGAAATTGTTTGTATTGATACACCTTGAAGATATGGAAATTCTGCTCTTAAACATTTTTACGTTGCTTTTGTTGGACTGCCTGAAAGAACCATAGCACAAATAATACTTCCTATGGAACCCTATTGTCAAAACATGTCTAAAACCTGATGCAAGTATTTCAACAGCTAAAAACTACCACAACTTATTTTTCTTGTATTCTTataattgtttttgtattattttagaAGAAGATGCAAAAGAAGTTGTCGTTGATGACCACGTAGAGGAGGTGCCAAGTGGACACAATAATAACGAATCATCAGATGCTTCGGAACCTCTCTCTGAACCAGCTGTAGATGAGATATCTGGGGAACAACCCAAAGTGGACACAGTGGATGAGACTTTATCTGAAGACAAACCTGAAGTGGACGCAGTAGATGAGAGTTCACCTGTAGAACAACCTGAAGTGGATGCAGTAGATGAGAGTTCACCTGTAGAACAAGCTGAAGTGGACGCAGTTGATGAGAGTTCACCTGTAGAACAAGCTGAAGTGGACGCAGTAGACGAGAGTTCACCTGTAGAACAAGCTGAAGTGGACGCAGTAGACGAGAGTTCACCTGTAGAACAACCTGAAGTGGACGCAGTAGACGAGAGTTCACCTGTAGAACAACCTGAAGTGGACGCAGTAGATGAGAATTCACCTGTGGAAGAACCTGAGGTGGAGACTGCTCCTGGAAAAGTCACAGAAATGGACACAACTGCCACGGATCCTGACCCTAAGAAGAAACCTGTTCGTGGCAGAAGGGCAAAAACAGTGGAACCTAAAGCACCTGAAGATGCTGTCGTCTCTGCTCCAgtcagaggaagaagagggaagAAGGCTGAAGCTACAGCACCACCTGCCATTGAAACTGCTCCTCAGGCACCTGTAACTGAGAGTTTACCTGAAGAGGAGACTTGCAAAGTCACCGAAACAGATGCAGCCATTGTTGAGAATAAATCTGTTAGAGGCAGAAGGGCGAAACTGGTGGAGTCTAAACCAGCTGATGATAATCAGGAGGCAGCAGAACACTCTGAAGAACCTGTTGCTCCAACCCCAGTCAAAGGAAGAAGGGGAAAgaaaactgaagctgctgctggacCACCTGCTGTTAGACAAACAACAAGAGGCAGAAATGCAAAGTCTCAAGAGAGCAATGATGTTGAGGTCACGGAGGAGAAAAGTGCCTCTCTGCCTTCCAAACCAACCCTTAAAGctagaagaggaagaaaagctTCTGATGATCAAGTGGAAACCGTCCAAGAGGTCGCCGCTGAAACTGAAATGGTGCCAGAACCTAAGAGTGAACAGAGCCCCCCAGTTGAAGTCAACATCGAAGCAAATGACAGTGCATCACCCCAGGAGAAGGCTGTGAAGCccaagagagggagaaaagctAAACAGCCTGAAGAACCAGTGCTAGAGCAGCAAGATTTACCCATTACTCAGAGTGAGGATGCTCCTGAAATGGACACAGCTAAAGGTATTtaatttttcttgtttttatttctgctgttgagTTGTTGGGCTAAACTGAAATCACCTAAAACTATTTCTGACCTCTAAAAcaaaagggagggagggacttTGGATAAATGGGTTTTCCATTCTCCATATAAATGCACAGTCATACACACAAATCCTGACTCGTATTAACTAATTTAACTAATCAGTCGTTTGACAGTTTAACCACTGTAAATGTAAAGGTAACATTTCTCCTTTGTTTTCTCCTATTATTTCAGAAGCAAATGCAAATGAAGTCTGCAGCGACCAGCTGGAGGTGGTGCCCAGTGCaagtgatgaaaataaattatcaGATGCCATGGAAACTGTTCCCCAGACGCCTGTAACTGAGAGCCTACCTGAAGTGGAGACAGCCACTTGCAAAGTCGCTGAAATGGATGCTGCTGTCGTTCAGAAGAAAACCGTTCGAGGCAGAAGGGCGAAACTGGTGGAGTCTAAATCGGCTGAAGATAAACAGGAGGCGGCAGAACACTCTGAGGATCCTGTCGTCTCTGCTccagtcagaggcagaagaGGGAAgaaaactgaagctgctgcaccAGCCGCTGTaagacaaacaggaagaggCAGAAATGCTAAGTCTCAAGAAATCATCTCTGAAGACAAACCTGAAGTGGACGCAGTAGTGGAGAGCTCACCTGTGGAACAACCTGACGTGGACGCAGTCGATGAGAATTCATCTGAAGAACAACCTAAAGTGGAGACTGCTACTGTAGAAGTCACAGAAATAGACACAACTGCCACGGATCCTGACCCTAAAAAGAAATCTGTTCGTGGCAGAAGGGCAAAAACAGTGGAACCTGAAGCAGCTGAGGATAAACAGGAGGCTGAAGATGCTGTTGTCGCTGCTCCAGTCAGAGGAAGACGAGGGAAGAAGGCTGAAGCTACCGCACCACCTGCTGTTAGACAAACAGGAAGAGGCAGAAATGCAAAGTCTCAAGAAAGCACCTCCGATGATAAACCTGAAATGGTACCAGAGACAGCTGCGGAAACAACACCCGTGACTGAGATTTCCATTGAAGTTGTGAGTGACCAGAGTGATCCTGCACCTTCTGTAGAGGAAGCTGTCGTGAAGCCTGTTCGAGGGAGGAAAACTAAACAAACACCAGTTGAGCCATCTCAACCAGAGCCAGAGAAAACTGAAGCTGTGAGTGACGAGCCTGTTGTGATAGACGCTCAGTCTGAAAAGTCCATTCCTACTGTTGCAAAGCccaaaagagggagaaagaccAAACCTGATACTGTTGAGCAAAATGAGGTGGCAGAATACACCGTTGTCGCCGTGGAGACCAAGCAGCAGTCTGAACCTCCAGTTAAGGCTAAGAGGGGAAGAAATGCCAAAAAGGAAGAAGTTGAGACTACTGAATTCCAGGAGCCGGCCAAAAAAGTGAGGAGAACCAAGAAGGCAGAGCAAGACCACGTAGAACCACAAGAAGAAGTCCAAACGGTTGAAAATGTTGTTCCAGAGGAGGCTGAAGCGACACTTGTTGCTGAACCAGTGAAGGTTGATGAACAGGCTACTGTGGCTGCGAAACCCAGGAGAGGAGGCCGGAAAGCAAAACAAGACACTGAGAGTGAAACTACTGTCGAACCCACTGAGGTCCCTGCGGTCAAACGTGGCAGGAGAGGAAAACAAGTTGCTGAAGAAGTTGCAGTCACTGCTGTGGTACCAGAAGAAAAACCTGAGCATGAGGTGGAGGCTGAAGAGAAGAAAGATGCCGAGCCAGACTCTCCAGTCGTTAAACAAAGCAGGGGAAGGGGGGCGAAAACATCTTCGAAAAATGAGGCTTCCCAAGCCATTCCAGCCAAGAGAGCTCGTCGAGGTGCAGCTCTTCCTGTCGAGGAGACCAACGCAGAAGTTTCAGAGCCTACATCAACTTCAGTAGAGCCTGCCAAAAGGGGGAGACGGGCAGCGGCAAAGCCCACAGCAGATGATGCCACCGAAGAGTCAAGCAGTGCTGTTGTggaagacacaaaaacatccaaaagATCCGTCAAGTGGAACGCAGATGTGGAAGTCTTTGATATTCCAAAAGCAACACCAGTGAAGGCAGCGCGAGGTAGGAAGTCCAAACTTGACACTGAAAGCAAAAATGTGTCAAAGGACGATGACAAAACTGAAGAGAAGGATCTCTCAGACAAAGTCATCGAAGCTCAGCCCGTCAAGAGAGCCAGGCGAGGGGCAAAGGTCGCTGATGTAACAGCAGAAGAGTCCACAAGCAAGGTGAAAAGTGTTGAGGCTGAGACACAGCCAAAAACCAGAAGAGGAAGACcagcaaagaaataaaaagcatCTGTATATAGTCTTAATCCCAATGACTTGTTTTCCCCCCATTTcccatttaacttttttttttttttgtacttgtcATTTTTATTAGATCGTACGGCATTTTATAAAGTAGTTTTATAGATGAAAATGacgcactgcctttttttttcctccaatacAGCAGGGAATCTTCTAACCATTTATATCGTGACAAGTTGTATGTTGTTCATTACTggttttgcaaatatttttatggtttaaaaaagtgatttattaaattttttgtaCGGTGGAAAAATTGGTCTGATTTGTCTTTGTCCTAACatttctctggtgctcatgcaTCAACATGTGGAGTTAAAATGGCTGCAATGGTAATTGTCCAAATGGCTTGAATATGGTTTACATATAGCATTGTGTAGGTACAGGTACtgctctggtgactgggctccATCAGTCATATTTTTGATAGTTACAGATAGTGCAGGTAAATGAGACTGAAAAggaaaatggcattacatttacTTTCATGGACAGCTTAGTGTGGGTGCAGGTCTGATTATATAAGATGAggcaaaaggaaaaataaaatgtgtttcatgtgCTGTCTATATTACTTAAAGAGAGGTATGTGAAATAGTGAATCAGCCATGTGTAAATTGGTTAATGCACTAGgggggttaaaataaaaatccataAAGGTTTTCTCTAAGACTGGGCCATAATGCATACTACAGTCAGtatgaaacaaactacattgaACAGTTTGATTATCCATCAGCACCTAAGacagaaatttttttttaatctgtaatCAATGCGATTATACATTTGAACCGTCTGAGTAAATAACACCAATACAAAACAGTTTATAAAGTCTCgtgaaaagaaacacatttttagtGTTTGCAGCACAAATGAACACAATTAAATTCCCCGGAACTTTGTGATAAAGCCGGAAAACAACCCGGACTGATTTTGGGGACGGACTCGAAACAAACGCAGGCTCAACGCTGGAGGGAGATTTGAGAGACGCATGGAGGGCAGTTGACCTCACACTTTGCTGTGACGACTTCAGTGGTCgatttatttctctcttttttttctcgaTAATAATTAATTTCTCTCCGTCATGGAGGNGGGGACGGACTCGAAACAAACGCAGGCTCAACGCTGGAGGGAGATTTGAGAGACGCGTGGAGGGCAGTCGACCTCACACTTTGCTGTGACGACTTCAGTGGTCgatttatttctctctttttttctcgaTAATAATTAATTTCTCTCCGTCATGGAGGCAGACAGCGACATACAGACGACGCCGAGAGGGTTCCACTGCTCCCTGTGCAAAGTCAGTTTACCAAACAGTAAGTAAGCTAACTTAGCCACATTTAACTTCTGTTTACAGGTGTCCATCGTTTATAGCGTAACTTTTTCTATCTTATGTAGTCCCGTTACAACGTTACTGTCACTTTTATAACAAAAGACATAAATGTCAGCGCCATGTGTTGTTAGAGCTGCTAGCTAACTTAATGTACTAGCCAAATACTTTTGGTGTCTTAGGCTGATGTTGGACAGAAATAAGCTAACAGATATAACGTTTAACAATAGCCCTATCTTATCAAAGGAAGGATAAAACAAGTTTTAACTAGTTTAAGTTTTTCTGGAGGTCTAAAATTGAGGACATAAAGGGGAGAAGGGTTTAGCTTTTACCTTGTAAGTATTGTatcacagaaaaatacaccCTGCCAGTTTCTTGTTGCTAAATTCACATACACACTTCCTACTCCTTTTGTAAACATATAGAAACTATTAATGTGAAATATCCAAAAGATTTTGGATTGCTCTAGATTGATTCACGTAATTCAGTTTACTCCTTTAACTTTAGGAATATTATTtgttattaattttattattctcaatgctaaaaaaaaaaaagaaaagaaagaaattatcATAGTCAGATCCTGATTTAtatcaattaattattttattattattattttttaaatcttctgGAATTCAAGGCTCCTCTCAAATCACTTAGTTTATTAAAAAAGCTTTTAGAAAATTTAGCAAATTTTTCTCCCCAAATCATCTGACTGAATATACCCATTTTCTCTATACTCCTgggtatctttttttttaaatttatttattttttattttaatttgttgaatgttcatttttatataattgtcttaaataattgttatttatttatacttatATACCTAGGTCatatctatatatgtatatatatatagatagatagatagatagatagatagatagatatccaaatcaagtttttttttttatatagcacatttaaaaacttatttaaaagaatgacacacaaataaatatgaatataaaatgtacacaaaacAGAATAACACTGGTAAGAACAATTATATatgttaacaaaaaaatatataaaatacaaaaatatttaaacccCTACAAACAACCCAAAGCCATTGAAACATGTACGTTTTAAGATAAAAAGTGTCAATGGAGGGGGAGGAAGGCTATTCCAAAGCAAAGGCACGATCTCCCTTACCCACCAGCCTCGATCATAGGGCAGTTAAAAGACAATGTTCTGAGGAGGATCTAAGAGGTCGGGAGTTGGAGTAGGGGCAGAGAAGTTCAGCAAAATACTGGGGTGCCAGCCGTTATGTATTAGATAAcatacatttgttgtgttttgtttttttgagcatGCTCCATACAGTTTAATCTTTGAAACTACTGTATTTCTTAAAAGAGTTTAATGTTATTGCTCGTACTTTAATTTTCCGCAGTACCAAGTGTGGAGCAGCACGTCAAAGGGCGGAAACACCAAACACTCAGCACTGTGCGGGCTACTAGGAAGACCCAGGAGCagcacagtgtgtttgtcagtggCATCAAGCCTGACATCTCTCAGACTGACATAGCAGAATACTTCCAGCAGTTTGGGCCGGTCTCTGATGTTATCATGGATAAAGACAAGGTCAGTCAGCTGTTTACAATGATATGCAGCTCATTTTAAATGATGTCCATAGCCCCACAGTGCTCGTCTGTACAGCATGTGTTCACGCCAACAGTGCTGATGGTCAGTTTCTTTGCAGCATATGGAAAGTGACTGATGAACCCCAATGTACTCTGACCAGATGTGTCCCTCTGCACTCAGGGTGTGTACGCCATCGTGCAGTTCACGGAGACCGACAGCATACAGGCGACCCTGTCCTGTGTCGAGCATCGGATGAAAGGCTTAAAGCTGCGTGTCAAACCACGGGAAAAGAAGGATTTCAAGTTGATTCCCAAGAAGAACGACCCCCAGAACCTCCAACAAGCTCTCGAACGTCTCAAACCTCAGCTGTGCCAGTTGGTGTCTGTAAGCATCTCATTGTTAAATATAAAGCTTGGTTTATACCTCTTTcgattatttatttaacagtgcTACTGTGGTGTCTTTTGTTGTTCTCCAGGTGAATGCACAGATGCAGTACGTCGTAGAGCGATTCCAGCTGGGAGAAAACGAGAAGAAGGCCAGAGGCTTGTTGGTTCAACTCCTGCAGGAGGTTTTCGTGGAGTTTTTTCCAGGTGACCTTTTTTAAGCACACCTACGGAGAGTCAGCTCTGAAATCTTGTCTTTGACTTGTCTTTAATACTATATTTTGATTGTTTCCAGACAGCCAGATTCAGCCATTTGGGTCATCTGTCAACACTTTCGGCATCCACTCCTGCGACTTAGACCTGTTCCTGGACCTGGAAAACACCAAGGTGTTCCAAGCCCGTGCTAGATCTACCACAGAACAGGTCTGACATTTTATAAGCATTAATTTGTACCTTTTGAAGTGCTTTCTACTTAATTCATGGACAAAATATTAACTACTACATAGACATGCTGCTTTGTATTGAACAAATTTTGTCATCCTTCAGGCAGGGGAGGGCACATCAGACGATGGCCGCTCCGAGGACTCCATCCTGTCTGACATCGACCTGTCCATCGCCTCTCCGGCTGAGGTCCTGGACCTTGTAGCGACAATCCTCAGACGCTGTGTCCCCAGCGTGCACAAAGTCCAGGTGGTCAGCAGTGCTCGTCTCCCCGTAGTCAAGTTCCATCACCGTGAGCTCAACCTGCAGGGCGACATCACCATTAACAACAGGTCAGTCGATGAGTCTTACGATTTTCTAAGACTCAGAAATCTTTGGGATGTGGTGTACGAAGTTTCTATCTTGTACAGCGAGCTGAATTAcagtacatttttcttttctcctatCATGTATCCCTCACTAGACTTGCAGTAAGGAACACCCGCTTCCTCCAGCTGTGTTCAGGGATGGAGGACAGGCTGAGGCCTCTGGTGTACACCATCCGCTACTGGGCCAAGCAGAAGCAGCTGGCTGGTAAGATGACATTACTTGCACCATGGAGCATAGCATATAGCACTAATTCTGTtgtaattaaattttttttttttacagtcaagATTAATGCACTGTGGTTATCTGTGCAGGTAGGTTGTTGTTGCATTGTTTGGTCAGCAGATGTCAGTAGAACTCCACTTGCCCTTTATGATCTTGTTAGGATCTGTGTGGACACACTGATTTGCAAAGCCTTGTAGTGCCTTGTTATAGATGCTGTGGGACAAGTACAGCTCCTTGTGTGCAGGCTGTGTCCACTGATAAAGAATCACATCTTAATAAAGAGCGTTCTTCACTGAAGAGCGCACTAATTACCTTTACGCCTGGGGCATATCATCTTTGTTCCCTTTGATGAACTGTAGGCTCCATGCAGCTTTTAACAAGGCACTTGTGCAGAGTGATTAGCACAGCATGATGAGGTCAGATGAGTGTTAGGCTGCTGCAAACCAGATGTTTTGAAGCGATCGCATAGATCAGTGTTGCCAGGTACGAAAAACCAaataagaaaagtaaaaaaaaatgacagaagtaCATTTTCTTATTTCAAATTAAGCACACAGGTTTCAGATAAATCATTTTTGAGATGCAGTTAGATCATCCATGGCCGATCCAGGATCTGTTTGCTGGATTatactttttttacttttttactaaGGAAGAAGACGACCAAAGCCATGCCACACAAGCCTCTCCACACTATTACAGACCCGTTGATGTGTCATCTCTGGACTATAtcctatatatatattttttgcacaGCATTGCACTCATTATGGTTTCTTTCTTCACACTATCCCATTCACGTTATAATGTGTAGGTAATCCCAGTGGTGCCGGCCCCCTGCTCAACAACTACGCTCTGACACTGCTGATCATCTACTACCTGCAAAACTGTGATCCCCCCGTCCTCCGCACAGTGGACCAGCTCAAAGACATGGCCTGTAAGTGCTGCATTGCCTTTGCTGTCGCTCACTGAGCCTCATGCAAGAACATTTTGTATTCTCATCCTAAACTACTTTTACCTCTTTTCTGTGCTGTTTGCTCATACGAGTATACCCAAGTCAAATTCATGGAACTCTCTTAAAGGCATTATGAGTAGGATTTTCCGAAAAAACAATTTATAGACTCACACAAAAgcagggatgcacgataatgtCGGCAcgtcaacatgctttttcttaatttgcacgtTGACGGAATATtgcatacattgaaaagtattttatttcatgtctccatctgctggtagGCACGATAAGAACACACATGCATAATTTggtgttaattccactacaaaGGAGACTTGATGATtactaaaattaggtagggaaaaaataaaatatattgatgtcggtcaaatgagttgttacatatcagatatcagcaaaaaatccaatatcatgcatccttaaacaaaagtaatccctttctatcatcacttatgaccctcTAGAAGTGTGTGACAGTTTATTTATCTGCAAAGACCTTTCCCTctgcctttattttttattttgctgtgggGATGTTCCTGCGTGTGAAATCAGCCAAAATCAGCGTACAGGGTGTGAAGGCAGGGCTATGAAACATAGCGACCAGGAGCCAAACTTGAGCGCGCATCCAAGAGGAGCCGGAGAGAAAGGGCCAATTTTGAATGTTGTTTAGAAAATGCAACAGTGAAATCCTTGTCTTTCTGCCTTTAACTACTCAAACTTGCCGCCTGTTTCTCAGGAGGTGAGATTTTGTCATCAGTGGGGGTTTTTTCCACTGAGAAAGAGAATCAGACTTTCTGTTCATGACTTTATTAACACGTTGGGACAACTCATGAATTTAGTTCATACCCAAGACAGATTATGAGGAAATTATAGCagagattaaataaaaaaaatacctttttAACGCTTTTAGATCACATTCCCGCTCATATTGTGCACCCCTGTAACGATATATACCAAAATGAAAAACCAGTTTCTTTGTATTCTTATATCATAATCAAATCACGTTTTCATCCTGTAAAACAAACTATGGCATGTCTTTTGTAAATTTGTACCGACCAATTTGACATCCACCCATCAATCAATCTGCAACTCTCAGCCACACAGAGCTTAGATTAAGCTAGCTACAAACAGCATGCTACGTTGTAAGTTTTCAACGATCAAATCAAATTTTTCCCAACCACAGACTGTAGTATCAAAGTatcaaatacaaaatatgattAGTATAAAATGGCTTACAATGTGATATTCCACCCATAGAATCTTGCCTACGTATCCGCTTTCACTCANgagctacagatggtcagcgtttcacacaacttcatgtccaaaaacctgaactatccctttaatgcctCAGATGATGTTAAACCACTCGTATGTGCCACTTAAAACCAAATCTGTTTCTATCAGTGGTTCATGTATGAGGCAAAATGTGTCCTGATCCCTGCTTCTCTGCATTACTGTAAAATTAACAGTTGAAGCAGCCTTtatgaccaaaaatggggaaagaaaattattttaaattatttttgatgtgtaGTTGTGAAAATGGATGCAAGAAAAAGCATTTAAACTGCAATTTAGACAGCAAATTACTTAGTTTTTGTGTGTTCAGTTATGGGTACATTTGGGTGAGAATAGTCTGagattttatttggtttttatttccgtgttttaaatatttcacttttaaaCGCAATGATGTTTCCAGTCAGgttaaaaaggcttttatatTGTAGATGATTTAAATGGATCCATACAGTAAAAACAGTAGGTAACTTTGTCTGTTTTGCTGTCATTTAGATTTCAgtgctgtttgtttatgtgtttattaaCAGCTGTGTGTTAACCTTTAtgcaggtgaggaggaggagtgtgtgatTGAGGGCTGGAACTGCACCTTCCCTAGTCAGCCTATTGCTGTGCCCCCCAGCAGGAACACACAGGACCTCTGTAAGTTAGAGTCATTTTTG
The Epinephelus moara isolate mb chromosome 13, YSFRI_EMoa_1.0, whole genome shotgun sequence genome window above contains:
- the mki67 gene encoding proliferation marker protein Ki-67 isoform X4, with the translated sequence MPLHGKIVVVKRSGGDGTEFPLTATCLFGRKPDCDIRIQLPQVSKEHCRIDLNENKEIILTNLSSVNPTRVNGEVLQQSERLKHGDVITIIDRSFRFEYPPAPTPKKRSSTGGKTETLKVLQDQQVGDTVTSETGDKRISEVSTDPHLKDGTNHDNIQRSLEKTLEVEPKEEGKTASPFNDLYQMIKKSLDVKTPRKSSASLLQTPTSRFCTPKPASVRKNDEPVTCTEDKSTSQKNEAKVCPGADESKGAENTSSGTPKSVKKQRRSSQGPSTEMAAPEVEKAEKSEATSPQKRIRTPPQRYTACEVIEQVTAQSPKSPLRRRSKEAKPAVIQEQEAQAVTSPKTKRSPRNSGCSSAEVGKVKETSKKRKSGELAADLPTPQIKKKRVSFGGFLCPELFDKRLPPDSPLRKGASPRRSFCVSKPKQSLLRRASVIGSLQFDEEQPGSPKVQSPAKMRTPSPKKSSAKNASPKTPTPGKKSPKSRSPSPKATSPGQKSPKSKSPSPKATSPGPKSPKSRSPSPKAKSPGQKSPKSRSPSPKATSSAKKSPKPRTPSPKAASPAEKTPKSKSPSTARGRCPTVGGTPGVQTPRVQGRFSVSRISTPSPNAEDAVTDQVPSVTVTPKMPQRRKSISQETSSAAKVMRRRSGISRASLKAKNSWANIVKFGQPKVQVVAPAKKAVAKMTKKKTVPKPQTPARKIQGHFSTGHADSPVTIVVGRAHKQRVVHATGAAPRLVTNTALLKRNMKMDEDLTGISEMFKTPVNERKRRSVINEDNATKTPVGALGTSVVEPSVLNTPEEPGEMMVSPLSVASAVKDRKYNSEAVQRLLNDDQESSFVSDVPALEIHSDDSGEQQCTDMKTTSQTTPKQKPELPECLTGVKRIMKTPRQKAEPVEDLRGRLLKTPKQKPEQQECLTGVKRIMKTPRQKAEPIEDLRGKVLKTPKQKLEQQECLTGVKKMMETPKREAEPVEDIRVELLTTPKQEAEQQECLTGVKSILNTPQQQAESHEDLQEKPVETPKALEAADVSLDDEKELMETPDQVQESAPQTEATGQLETNEQVEDQTPLDCEEGAAKELDFAHEEPRGDVPSDVIALHDDIEKEDAKEVVVDDHVEEVPSGHNNNESSDASEPLSEPAVDEISGEQPKVDTVDETLSEDKPEVDAVDESSPVEQPEVDAVDESSPVEQAEVDAVDESSPVEQAEVDAVDESSPVEQAEVDAVDESSPVEQPEVDAVDESSPVEQPEVDAVDENSPVEEPEVETAPGKVTEMDTTATDPDPKKKPVRGRRAKTVEPKAPEDAVVSAPVRGRRGKKAEATAPPAIETAPQAPVTESLPEEETCKVTETDAAIVENKSVRGRRAKLVESKPADDNQEAAEHSEEPVAPTPVKGRRGKKTEAAAGPPAVRQTTRGRNAKSQESNDVEVTEEKSASLPSKPTLKARRGRKASDDQVETVQEVAAETEMVPEPKSEQSPPVEVNIEANDSASPQEKAVKPKRGRKAKQPEEPVLEQQDLPITQSEDAPEMDTAKEANANEVCSDQLEVVPSASDENKLSDAMETVPQTPVTESLPEVETATCKVAEMDAAVVQKKTVRGRRAKLVESKSAEDKQEAAEHSEDPVVSAPVRGRRGKKTEAAAPAAVRQTGRGRNAKSQEIISEDKPEVDAVVESSPVEQPDVDAVDENSSEEQPKVETATVEVTEIDTTATDPDPKKKSVRGRRAKTVEPEAAEDKQEAEDAVVAAPVRGRRGKKAEATAPPAVRQTGRGRNAKSQESTSDDKPEMVPETAAETTPVTEISIEVVSDQSDPAPSVEEAVVKPVRGRKTKQTPVEPSQPEPEKTEAVSDEPVVIDAQSEKSIPTVAKPKRGRKTKPDTVEQNEVAEYTVVAVETKQQSEPPVKAKRGRNAKKEEVETTEFQEPAKKVRRTKKAEQDHVEPQEEVQTVENVVPEEAEATLVAEPVKVDEQATVAAKPRRGGRKAKQDTESETTVEPTEVPAVKRGRRGKQVAEEVAVTAVVPEEKPEHEVEAEEKKDAEPDSPVVKQSRGRGAKTSSKNEASQAIPAKRARRGAALPVEETNAEVSEPTSTSVEPAKRGRRAAAKPTADDATEESSSAVVEDTKTSKRSVKWNADVEVFDIPKATPVKAARGRKSKLDTESKNVSKDDDKTEEKDLSDKVIEAQPVKRARRGAKVADVTAEESTSKVKSVEAETQPKTRRGRPAKK